The following are encoded together in the Microbacterium hatanonis genome:
- the polA gene encoding DNA polymerase I yields MTDSGKPTLLVVDGHSLAYRAFYALPVDNFSTKDGQHTNGIYGFLSMLVNLIKAEQPTHLAVAFDTSRQSFRTREYTEYKANRSETPAEFKGQIPILQDCLAAMSIPVIQKEDFEADDILATLATQGAAAGFHVLVCSGDRDTIQLVTDDVTLLYPNVQGVSQLKRYDPSAVVEKYGLPPAQYPEIAALVGETSDNLPGVPKVGEKTAVKWLTQYGSLDALLENADKVTGVVGNNLREHLDDVRRNRHLNRLLTDVELPLAPADLAVRPIDAQAVRDIFARLEFRTLLPRVFEAAGVDQSSGSSADAPTAEAPASPELDAAALAAWAESAQGQVGVTVVVAGGRPTRLGLATADAAAEGEWTPELSAAIAPWLASSAPKVFADAKPQLKALSRAGLDVDGLVFDVILAGWLRRPSFPDKTLADLVDRYLGEKLPEADPTQLVPETEGATPGQVSWFTLRVAEALAAELPDSVREVFDTIELPTLRTLAAMELAGVAVSHDKLSSFSAELGSRADRLAEQAYAAIGHEVNLGSPKQLQEVLFEELQLPKTRKTKTGYSTDAAVLADLQDSHPHAFLDLLLQHREATKLRQIIDSLDVAIDDGGRIHTTYVQTGSQTGRLSSTDPNLQNIPIRNEESRRIRAAFEVGEGYETLLTADYSQIEMRIMAHLSGDPGLIEAFNSGEDLHRFVGARVFGVTPEEVTAPMRTKVKAMSYGLVYGLSAFGLSKQLRIEQSEAKQLMMEYFARFGAVRDYLRSSVEQARVDGYTETIFGRRRPFPDLTSPNRVLRENAERAALNAPIQGSAADIMKIALFHIHDDLVAAGMRSRVLLQIHDELVVEVAAGEWQQTEEIVRARMGDAATLSVPLDVQIGRGGDWDEAGH; encoded by the coding sequence GTGACGGACTCCGGAAAGCCTACTCTTCTCGTCGTCGACGGCCATTCTCTGGCCTACCGGGCGTTCTACGCCCTCCCCGTCGACAACTTCTCGACGAAGGACGGGCAGCACACCAATGGCATCTACGGATTCCTGTCGATGCTCGTGAACCTGATCAAGGCCGAGCAGCCCACACACCTGGCCGTGGCCTTCGACACGTCCCGGCAGTCGTTCCGCACCCGCGAGTACACCGAGTACAAGGCGAACCGCTCCGAGACACCGGCCGAGTTCAAGGGCCAGATCCCGATCCTCCAGGACTGCCTGGCGGCGATGAGCATCCCCGTCATCCAGAAAGAGGACTTCGAGGCCGACGACATCCTCGCGACCCTCGCGACCCAGGGCGCCGCCGCCGGCTTCCACGTGCTCGTCTGCTCGGGAGACCGCGACACCATCCAACTCGTCACCGACGACGTGACGCTGCTCTATCCGAACGTGCAGGGCGTCTCGCAGTTGAAGCGCTACGACCCGTCCGCCGTCGTGGAGAAGTACGGTCTGCCGCCGGCCCAGTACCCCGAGATCGCCGCGCTCGTCGGCGAGACGAGCGACAACCTCCCGGGCGTCCCGAAGGTCGGTGAGAAGACCGCCGTGAAGTGGCTGACCCAGTACGGCTCGCTCGACGCGCTGCTCGAGAACGCCGACAAGGTGACCGGGGTCGTGGGCAACAACCTGCGCGAGCACCTCGACGACGTTCGGCGCAACCGGCACCTGAACCGTCTCCTCACCGACGTCGAGCTTCCTCTGGCTCCCGCCGATCTCGCCGTTCGCCCCATCGACGCTCAGGCCGTCCGCGATATCTTCGCGCGACTCGAGTTCCGCACCCTCCTGCCGCGCGTGTTCGAAGCGGCCGGGGTCGACCAGTCCTCGGGGAGCAGCGCCGATGCGCCCACCGCCGAGGCCCCCGCCTCTCCCGAGCTCGACGCGGCGGCGCTGGCCGCCTGGGCGGAGTCCGCCCAGGGACAGGTCGGTGTCACCGTGGTCGTCGCCGGCGGGCGCCCGACGCGCCTGGGGCTCGCGACGGCGGATGCTGCGGCCGAGGGGGAGTGGACCCCCGAGCTGTCGGCGGCCATCGCGCCCTGGCTCGCCTCCTCCGCGCCGAAGGTCTTCGCCGATGCCAAGCCGCAGCTGAAGGCCCTCTCGCGCGCCGGTCTCGACGTCGACGGGCTCGTGTTCGACGTCATCCTCGCCGGGTGGCTCCGGCGCCCGAGCTTCCCCGACAAGACCCTCGCCGACCTCGTCGACCGCTACCTGGGCGAGAAGCTGCCCGAGGCCGACCCGACCCAGCTCGTACCCGAGACCGAGGGTGCGACGCCGGGGCAGGTCTCGTGGTTCACGCTCCGCGTCGCCGAAGCGCTGGCCGCCGAGCTTCCCGACAGCGTCCGGGAGGTGTTCGACACGATCGAGCTGCCCACCCTTCGCACGCTCGCCGCCATGGAGCTGGCGGGCGTCGCCGTGTCGCACGACAAGCTGTCGTCGTTCTCGGCCGAGCTGGGCTCGCGCGCCGACCGGCTCGCCGAGCAGGCGTACGCGGCGATCGGCCACGAGGTGAACCTGGGCTCTCCCAAGCAGCTCCAAGAGGTGCTGTTCGAGGAGTTGCAGCTACCCAAGACCCGCAAGACGAAGACCGGCTACTCGACGGATGCCGCGGTGCTCGCCGATCTGCAGGACTCTCACCCGCACGCGTTCCTCGATCTGCTCCTGCAGCACCGCGAAGCGACGAAGCTGCGGCAGATCATCGACTCCCTCGACGTCGCGATCGACGACGGGGGCCGCATCCACACCACGTACGTGCAGACCGGCAGCCAGACCGGGCGCCTGTCGAGCACCGACCCCAACCTCCAGAACATCCCGATCCGCAACGAGGAGAGCCGTCGCATCCGCGCCGCGTTCGAAGTGGGCGAGGGATACGAGACCCTTCTCACCGCCGACTACTCGCAGATCGAGATGCGCATCATGGCGCATCTGTCCGGCGACCCCGGCCTCATCGAGGCGTTCAACTCGGGCGAGGACCTCCACCGGTTCGTCGGCGCGCGCGTCTTCGGCGTCACGCCCGAGGAGGTGACCGCCCCGATGCGTACGAAGGTCAAGGCGATGTCGTACGGCCTCGTCTACGGCCTGTCGGCGTTCGGACTCTCGAAGCAGCTGCGCATCGAGCAGAGCGAGGCGAAGCAGCTGATGATGGAGTACTTCGCGCGATTCGGCGCCGTGCGCGACTACCTCCGATCCTCGGTGGAGCAGGCTCGCGTCGACGGCTACACCGAGACGATCTTCGGCCGTCGCCGCCCGTTCCCCGACCTGACGAGCCCCAACCGAGTGCTCCGCGAGAACGCCGAACGTGCGGCCCTCAACGCCCCCATCCAGGGCAGTGCGGCCGACATCATGAAGATCGCGCTCTTCCACATTCACGACGATCTCGTCGCCGCCGGCATGCGGTCCCGCGTGCTGCTGCAGATCCACGACGAGCTCGT
- a CDS encoding hotdog fold thioesterase — protein sequence MTETVSDSPSGLEWVRGRGMGSLAEKMGFEWVEFSVERAVATMPVEGNTQPVGLLHGGAYVVLGESLGSMAANLYAGPGRLAVGVDINATHTRSATSGIVTGVCTPIHLGRSITVHEIVVTDEQGRRCSTVRITNHIKDAPQK from the coding sequence ATGACCGAGACCGTTTCCGACTCCCCCTCCGGTCTCGAATGGGTGAGGGGGCGCGGAATGGGTTCCCTCGCCGAGAAGATGGGCTTCGAGTGGGTCGAGTTCAGCGTGGAGCGCGCGGTCGCCACGATGCCCGTGGAGGGCAACACGCAGCCGGTTGGACTGCTGCACGGCGGCGCGTATGTCGTGCTCGGCGAGTCGCTGGGCTCGATGGCGGCGAACCTCTACGCCGGGCCGGGGAGGCTCGCGGTCGGCGTGGACATCAACGCGACCCACACGCGATCGGCGACCTCGGGCATCGTCACGGGGGTCTGCACGCCGATCCACCTCGGTCGCTCGATCACGGTCCACGAGATCGTCGTGACCGACGAGCAGGGCCGTCGCTGCTCGACGGTCCGCATCACGAACCACATTAAGGACGCCCCGCAGAAATGA
- a CDS encoding ANTAR domain-containing response regulator, whose product MTDLDPGTAPVASAPRRVVVAEDESLIRLDIVEILRDNGFDVVGEAGDGETAVQLATELRPDLVIMDVKMPQLDGISAAERLSKNHIAPVVLLTAFSQKELVERASEAGALAYVVKPFTPNDLLPAIEIALARYDQIITLEAEVADMVERFETRKLVDRAKGLLNEKMGLTEPEAFRWIQKASMDRRLTMQDVAKAIIEQLAPKK is encoded by the coding sequence GTGACTGACCTAGATCCGGGCACCGCCCCCGTGGCATCCGCCCCCCGCCGTGTCGTGGTCGCGGAGGATGAGTCGCTCATCCGCCTCGACATCGTCGAGATCCTGCGTGACAACGGCTTCGACGTCGTCGGCGAGGCGGGCGACGGGGAGACCGCGGTTCAGCTCGCCACCGAGCTGCGCCCCGACCTCGTCATCATGGACGTGAAGATGCCGCAGCTCGACGGCATCAGCGCTGCCGAGCGTCTGAGCAAGAACCACATCGCCCCGGTGGTGCTGCTGACGGCGTTCAGCCAGAAGGAGCTCGTCGAGCGCGCCAGCGAGGCGGGTGCACTCGCCTACGTGGTGAAGCCCTTCACCCCCAACGATCTGCTCCCCGCGATCGAGATCGCCCTGGCCCGTTACGACCAGATCATCACGCTCGAGGCCGAGGTCGCCGACATGGTCGAGCGCTTCGAGACGCGCAAGCTCGTCGACCGCGCCAAGGGTCTCCTGAACGAGAAGATGGGTCTCACCGAGCCCGAGGCCTTCCGCTGGATCCAGAAGGCGTCCATGGACCGCCGCCTGACGATGCAGGACGTGGCCAAAGCCATCATCGAGCAGCTCGCGCCGAAGAAGTAG
- the pyk gene encoding pyruvate kinase, with product MRRAKIVATLGPATSTYESVRAIIDAGVDVARLNLSHGDYSVHEGNYANVRRAADDAGKPVAILVDLQGPKIRLGRFSDGPHELAAGDIFKITVEDIAGTKEIVSTTFKGLPQDVKPGDYLLIDDGKVRVQVIETDGVTVTTEVIVGGPVSNNKGINLPGVAVNVPALSEKDEDDLRWGLRTGADLIALSFVRDASDIERVHVIMAEENRTVPVIAKIEKPQAVDNLEAIIDAFDGIMVARGDLGVELPLEAVPIVQKRAVELARRMAKPVIVATQMLESMITNPVPTRAETSDVANAVLDGADAVMLSGETSVGQYPVVVVETMARIVASTEEHGLDRIARLTTKPRTQGGAITLAAIEVAEFVEAKYLCIFTESGDSARRMSRLRSPIPMIAFTPEPGIRRRLALTWGVRSTLVEHVEHTDMMFLQVDDYFLSNDLAKVGDKVIVISGSPPGIAGSTNDLRVHKIGDAVHGAAPIYQREA from the coding sequence ATGAGACGCGCCAAGATCGTCGCAACGCTAGGACCCGCCACATCGACCTATGAGAGCGTTCGCGCGATCATCGACGCGGGTGTCGACGTCGCCCGTCTGAACCTCAGCCACGGCGACTACTCCGTGCACGAGGGCAACTACGCGAACGTGCGTCGGGCCGCCGACGACGCCGGCAAGCCGGTCGCGATCCTCGTCGACCTCCAGGGGCCGAAGATCCGCCTCGGTCGCTTCTCCGACGGCCCCCACGAGCTGGCCGCCGGTGACATCTTCAAGATCACCGTCGAAGACATCGCCGGCACCAAGGAGATCGTCTCGACGACCTTCAAGGGCCTGCCCCAGGACGTGAAGCCCGGCGACTACCTCCTGATCGACGACGGCAAGGTGCGCGTCCAGGTCATCGAGACCGACGGCGTGACCGTGACCACCGAGGTCATCGTCGGGGGTCCGGTCTCCAACAACAAGGGCATCAACCTCCCGGGCGTGGCCGTCAACGTGCCCGCGCTGTCCGAGAAGGACGAGGACGACCTCCGCTGGGGTCTGCGCACCGGCGCCGACCTCATCGCGCTCTCCTTCGTCCGCGACGCGTCCGACATCGAGCGCGTTCACGTGATCATGGCCGAGGAGAACCGCACGGTTCCCGTCATCGCGAAGATCGAGAAGCCGCAGGCCGTCGACAACCTCGAGGCCATCATCGACGCGTTCGACGGCATCATGGTCGCCCGCGGCGACCTGGGCGTCGAGCTGCCGCTCGAAGCGGTGCCGATCGTCCAGAAGCGCGCGGTGGAGCTTGCCCGCCGGATGGCGAAGCCCGTCATCGTCGCGACGCAGATGCTCGAGTCGATGATCACGAACCCGGTGCCCACCCGCGCCGAGACCAGCGACGTCGCCAACGCCGTCCTCGACGGCGCCGACGCGGTCATGCTCTCGGGCGAGACCAGCGTCGGACAGTACCCGGTCGTCGTCGTCGAGACGATGGCCCGCATCGTGGCCTCCACCGAGGAGCACGGTCTCGACCGCATCGCACGCCTGACGACCAAGCCGCGCACCCAGGGCGGGGCGATCACGCTCGCCGCGATCGAGGTCGCCGAGTTCGTCGAGGCCAAGTACCTCTGCATCTTCACCGAGTCGGGCGACTCCGCGCGCCGCATGTCGCGCCTGCGCTCGCCCATCCCGATGATCGCGTTCACGCCCGAGCCGGGCATCCGTCGTCGTCTCGCCCTCACCTGGGGCGTGCGTTCGACCCTGGTGGAGCACGTCGAGCACACCGACATGATGTTCCTCCAGGTCGACGACTACTTCCTCTCGAACGACCTCGCGAAGGTCGGCGACAAGGTCATCGTCATCTCCGGTTCCCCTCCGGGAATCGCGGGGTCGACCAACGACCTGCGCGTGCACAAGATCGGCGACGCCGTCCACGGTGCGGCGCCCATCTATCAGCGCGAAGCCTGA
- a CDS encoding glutamate synthase subunit beta: MADPKGFLKVTDREVPARRPIPVRIMDYKEVYEPGDSAVLRRQAGRCMDCGIPFCHKGCPLGNLIPEWNDLTWRGEGRSAIERLHATNNFPEFTGRLCPAPCESSCVLGINQPAVTIKQIEVSIIDEAFSNGWVEPEPPGRLTGKTVAVVGSGPAGLAAAQQLTRAGHTVAVYERDDRIGGLLRYGIPDFKMEKRHLEARLRQMQDEGTRFRAGVEIGKDITWDALRARYDAVVVATGATLPRDLPIPGRDLDGVHFAMEYLVESNKAVAGDQVPHQISAEGKHVVVIGGGDTGADCIGTAHRQGALSVTNLAIGKQPPEERPETQPWPMTPTLFEMASAHEEGGERMFLASTVEFLGNVSGEVRALRVAETEYVDGRRIPKSGTEREIPADLILIAMGFTGPERTQLEDQLGAQFTGRGAVERDSTYATTAPGVFVAGDAGRGQSLIVWAIAEGRAAAAEVDRFLMGSTELPAPVRPSDVAIGLLPA, translated from the coding sequence GTGGCTGACCCGAAAGGTTTTCTGAAGGTCACGGACCGTGAGGTGCCCGCTCGGCGCCCCATCCCCGTGCGCATCATGGACTACAAAGAGGTCTACGAGCCCGGCGATTCCGCCGTGCTCCGTCGTCAGGCGGGCCGCTGCATGGACTGCGGCATCCCGTTCTGTCACAAGGGCTGCCCGCTCGGCAACCTGATCCCGGAGTGGAACGACCTCACCTGGCGGGGGGAGGGCCGCTCGGCGATCGAACGCCTGCACGCGACCAACAACTTCCCCGAGTTCACCGGACGCCTGTGCCCCGCCCCCTGCGAGAGCTCGTGCGTGCTCGGCATCAACCAGCCGGCCGTGACGATCAAGCAGATCGAGGTCTCGATCATCGACGAGGCGTTCTCGAACGGCTGGGTCGAGCCCGAGCCCCCGGGGCGTCTGACCGGTAAGACCGTGGCCGTCGTGGGCTCCGGCCCCGCCGGACTCGCCGCCGCCCAGCAGCTCACCCGCGCGGGCCACACCGTCGCCGTGTACGAGCGCGACGACCGCATCGGCGGCCTGCTGCGCTACGGCATCCCCGACTTCAAGATGGAGAAGCGCCACCTCGAGGCACGCCTGCGGCAGATGCAGGACGAGGGCACCCGCTTCCGCGCCGGCGTCGAGATCGGCAAGGACATCACGTGGGACGCCCTGCGCGCCCGCTACGACGCGGTCGTCGTCGCCACCGGCGCCACGCTGCCGCGCGACCTGCCGATCCCCGGTCGCGACCTCGACGGCGTCCACTTCGCCATGGAGTACCTCGTCGAGTCGAACAAGGCCGTCGCGGGCGACCAGGTGCCGCACCAGATCTCGGCCGAGGGCAAGCACGTCGTCGTCATCGGCGGCGGCGACACCGGCGCCGACTGCATCGGCACCGCGCACCGCCAGGGTGCGCTCAGCGTCACGAACCTCGCGATCGGCAAGCAGCCGCCCGAGGAGCGCCCCGAGACGCAGCCGTGGCCCATGACGCCGACGCTGTTCGAGATGGCCTCCGCGCACGAGGAGGGCGGCGAGCGGATGTTCCTGGCATCGACCGTCGAGTTCCTCGGCAACGTCTCGGGCGAGGTGCGCGCGCTGCGCGTGGCCGAGACCGAGTACGTCGACGGACGCCGCATCCCCAAGAGCGGCACCGAGCGGGAGATCCCGGCCGACCTCATCCTCATCGCGATGGGCTTCACCGGTCCCGAGCGCACGCAGCTCGAAGACCAGCTCGGCGCGCAGTTCACCGGGCGCGGAGCCGTCGAGCGCGACTCGACCTACGCGACCACGGCACCGGGCGTCTTCGTCGCCGGCGACGCGGGTCGCGGACAGTCGCTCATCGTGTGGGCCATCGCCGAGGGGCGTGCCGCGGCCGCCGAGGTCGACCGGTTCCTGATGGGTTCCACCGAGCTTCCCGCTCCGGTGCGTCCTTCCGATGTCGCGATCGGCCTTCTGCCCGCGTAG